The window TTGCGTCGCCCCGACTGATGTCCCATACGGGGCGCCGAAGAATGCGACTCCGTCTCGCTGACGTCCGCCGCCTTCCACGCCCGGTGCCTTGCATGGCGGGCCGCCGTGCCATGGTCTCGTGGGACGATGGTGCGTCCCGAATATCGGTGCGCCAAGGAAGGGGTTGTGCGTCCGCCAGCGCGTTCGGACACCAGACAGACCACACGGCCTTCCGCGAGGCAGCTACGGCTAGCCTAGCGTCGGATCATGCACCATTTGGGCGGATGCAATGGATTCCCAACCGATGGAGTCCGAGCGCAGCCGTGCACGGGCATCCTCCCGGGCAAAGCGGAGCGCAAGCCGGACGACCATCTCCTCCTCGGTGCCGTGTGGGATGAGTTCGGAGTCGACGGGTCTAGAGGTGAAGGACTCGGATTCGCTGCCCGCCATACCGGAGACGGCTGGTAGGGGCCGCAGACGAGCTTGGGTGGCGGAGGGGAGTGGAAGGAggggagtgaagtggctagggtttggtccggcgaGCGGATGGGGAGGAATTTATGTGTGGTCGGGTGGGTCAGTATAGGCCGGGTTCGACGTGGCGGGCGCGCCCGGGCGCCCccttatccgccccatatttgggctggatataggggtgccggtcagcccgggcatTTGAGGGCCGTTTGAAGGGCCTGACTGGGTCAAAAAATTGCTCTAAAAGGAGCAAAATACTAAAAACCGAGGGTCGTCATCCTACATATAATATGCACTATGAAGTACTAGTAATTAGCCTAACTTGACGACTTATATAGATGTGGTATATGGACTCACAAAGGTGTGGCGATGTGTATGTGAGGCATAGACTGCTAGATCAGGGTTTATCGGCAAGGATGCACGGATTACACACACTTTACATCTGGTTTTTACACACAAGGAAGACCAAAGTATGGCAAGATGGTAAGGTGCCTTCGATTCGAGACCGATCTCGATCAAAGCATCTGAGCTTTGAGCCTGGTGCCCGACGATCGACCGGAAGCTCACCCTAATCAGTTTCCATGTCGTCCGTAGGAACGACGCCAAACACATGCAACCGCAAGGTAGCCACCCACAAGAAATCTAGGAATGCAGCGGTACAATCTGCGGTGGCGGCGGGCGCCGTGACGACCTCGCGACGGCACATGGGGCAGCTCTCTTTCTCCTGCAGCCACCTCTCTACGCACCGCCCGTGGAACCGGTGCCCGCACGGCGTCTCCTTCCACGCCGCGGCGTCGTCC is drawn from Triticum dicoccoides isolate Atlit2015 ecotype Zavitan chromosome 4A, WEW_v2.0, whole genome shotgun sequence and contains these coding sequences:
- the LOC119285971 gene encoding E3 ubiquitin-protein ligase RNF181-like, whose product is MASLMPSLAMNLPQEEGGHEDSAFVGVMGDPDDPELAALVAEALKTVDAPCDEDDLGCPICLEEDDAAAWKETPCGHRFHGRCVERWLQEKESCPMCRREVVTAPAATADCTAAFLDFLWVATLRLHVFGVVPTDDMETD